TGATCTGGGCCGGTCCGAGCCGGACCGGCACTGACCCGGGCTCAGCCCTGGAGCCGCGCCGCCCGGGTGAGCAGGTGCATCCGCTCCGCCTGGCTCGTGGCCTCCTCGGCCGCGCCGGCATAGAGCGAAGCCGCGACGACGGCGTCTCCGGCGCGCTCGTGCACCCAGGCGGCGACGGCGGTGCGGCGTGGGACGCCGTCGGGAACCTGATCGAGTGCACCCAGGCCCGCGTGCGGGCCCGCGACATGGGTGAGCGCCACCGCCCGGTTCATCAGCACCACCGGGTTCGAGGGTTGTAGCCCGACCAACTCGTCGTACCAGGACAGGATCTGCGGCCAGTCGGTCTCGGCGGCGCTCGCGGCGTCGTCGTGCAGGGCCGCGATCGCCGCCTGCACCTGGTACTCACCCAGCCGGTCCTGGGCGAGTGCGCCCTGCAGGATGGCGACACCCTCGGCGATCATCACCGTGTCCCAGCGGGTGCGGTCCTGCTCGTCCAGGGGCACCAGCGTGCCGGCATCGGTGAACCGCGCCCGCCGGCGCGCATGGTGCAGCAGCATCAGCGCCAGCAGCCCGTCGATCTCCGGATCCCGATCGGCGGCGGCCAGCTGCCGGGTGAGACGGATCGCCTCCTGCGCCACGTCCACCGGCCCGGTGAAGCCGTGATCGAACATCAGGTAGAGCACGCGCAGCACGGTGCCCATGTCGCCGACGCCGTCCAGGCGCGCTCCCCGCAACGTCCGTTTCGCGCGGCTGATGCGCTGGGCCATCGTCGCCTCCGGCACCAGGTAGGCGCGGGCGATCTGCGCCGTCGTGAGGCCCGCCACCGCCCGCAGTGTCAGGGCGATCGCCGAGGCCGGGCTCAGCTCGGGGTGGCAGCACCGGGTGAGCAGCAGCAGCGTGTCGTCCTCGTTCTCGGTGGCCCCGGCAGCCGGCTCGACGGCGGCCCTCTCCTCCCGCCGGCGTCGCGCCTGCTCCGCACGCACCTGGTCCAGGAACTTGCGCCACGCCACCCGCACCAGCCAGCCGGCCGGATCGCCGGGCATGCGCTCGGGCCAGTGCGCGAGTGCCGCGATCATCGCCTCCTGCACCGCGTCCTCGGCGGCCGTGAGCTCGGCCCCGCGGCGCACCAGCACTGCCAGTGTCCGGGGGCCGAGCTCGCGCAGCAGCTCCTCCATCAGTCGACGGCCGGCGGTTCGGACAGGAACGGCCGCACCTCGATCCACTCCTTGATGGGGCGACCGCCGTGCCCGGGGGCGGCGGAGAGGAATGCCGCCGCTTCATAGGCCCGTTCGGTCGACTCGACGTCGATGATCATCCAGCCCGCGATCAGATCCTTCGACTCCGCGAACGGACCGTCGGTCAACGGCGGCTTCCCGTCGCCGTCGAAGCGGACGAACGTCCCCTCGGGTGAGAGGGCCTGGGCATCGACGAACTCGCCCCGCTCCCGAAGCGTGTCCGCGACGTGGTTCATGAAGGCGATGTGCGCCTCGAGCTCCTCGGGCTTCCACTGGTCCATCGGGACGAAGTCCTCGTCCCCCGGGGCGGGGGCGCCACGGTAGTGCTTGAGCAACAGGTACTTGGCCATGAGTTCCTCTCCTCGCTGTGTGCCGGCCCTCTGCCGGCCTCGACCAGGAGACGGAGCCGATCCGCTCGTCTCGACATCGCGTCGATTCTTGCGCCTCATCCTCTCGCGCGGGGGAGTTCGCGGCCCACCCGGTGGCACCCGGACGGGCCCGGTGCCACGCTGGGGCCGTGTCCGGACCAGGGCACGGCCCAGCCCGGGTCCCACAGGCCCCACGCCCAGGGGTCGGCCACCGAAAGGGCGAGTGCGGATGCGCATCGGCGTCGTCACCGAGGTCAAGAACAACGAGAACCGTGTGGCCGCCACGCCTGCCGGCGTCCACGAGCTGGTGGGTCGAGGTCACCGGGTACGGGTCCAGGCCGGCGCCGGGTCAGGTTCCTCCTTCGAGGACGAGACCTACGCCCGCGCC
Above is a window of Ruania suaedae DNA encoding:
- a CDS encoding RNA polymerase sigma factor, which encodes MEELLRELGPRTLAVLVRRGAELTAAEDAVQEAMIAALAHWPERMPGDPAGWLVRVAWRKFLDQVRAEQARRRREERAAVEPAAGATENEDDTLLLLTRCCHPELSPASAIALTLRAVAGLTTAQIARAYLVPEATMAQRISRAKRTLRGARLDGVGDMGTVLRVLYLMFDHGFTGPVDVAQEAIRLTRQLAAADRDPEIDGLLALMLLHHARRRARFTDAGTLVPLDEQDRTRWDTVMIAEGVAILQGALAQDRLGEYQVQAAIAALHDDAASAAETDWPQILSWYDELVGLQPSNPVVLMNRAVALTHVAGPHAGLGALDQVPDGVPRRTAVAAWVHERAGDAVVAASLYAGAAEEATSQAERMHLLTRAARLQG
- a CDS encoding YciI family protein, with amino-acid sequence MAKYLLLKHYRGAPAPGDEDFVPMDQWKPEELEAHIAFMNHVADTLRERGEFVDAQALSPEGTFVRFDGDGKPPLTDGPFAESKDLIAGWMIIDVESTERAYEAAAFLSAAPGHGGRPIKEWIEVRPFLSEPPAVD